One window of Stigmatopora nigra isolate UIUO_SnigA chromosome 14, RoL_Snig_1.1, whole genome shotgun sequence genomic DNA carries:
- the glrbb gene encoding glycine receptor, beta b isoform X1, with protein MGVKKKLVVFLLVLCICLHGASTKEKGTKKGKKKGKQVYCPSQLSSEDLARVPANSTSNILNRLLITYDPRIRPNFKGIPVEDRVNIFINSFGSIQETTMDYRINIFLRQRWNDPRLKLPQDFKSDSLTVDPKMFKCLWKPDLFFANEKSANFHDVTQENILLFIFRNGDVLISMRLSVTLSCPLDLTLFPMDTQRCKMQLESFGYTTDDLQFMWQTGDPVQMDAIALPQFDIRQEDIDYGNCTKFYSGTGYYTCVEVIFTLRRQVGFYMMGVYAPTLLIVVLSWLSFWINPDASAARVPLGILSVLSLSSECTSLASELPKVSYVKAIDVWLIACLLFGFASLVEYAVVQVMLNSPKRIEAEKAKIASKEKAAGKTPANAPTRNNTVNGTGGTPLHVSTLHVAETRCKKVCTSKSDLRTNDFSIVGSLPRDFELSNFDCYGKPIDTALGGKSQTKNNKKPPPPKPVIPSAAKRVDLYARALFPFSFLFFNVIYWSCYL; from the exons GCAGCTGTCATCAGAGGATTTGGCCCGAGTGCCTGCCAATTCCACCAGTAACATCTTGAACAGGTTACTGATCACATATGATCCCAGAATACGGCCCAACTTCAAAG GAATTCCAGTAGAAGACCGAGTGAACATTTTTATCAACAGCTTCGGCTCCATCCAGGAGACGACCATG GACTACCGAATCAACATCTTTTTGAGGCAGCGATGGAACGACCCGCGGCTCAAACTGCCGCAGGACTTCAAGTCGGACTCGCTTACAGTGGACCCCAAGATGTTCAAATGCCTTTGGAAGCCCGACTTGTTCTTCGCCAATGAAAAAAGTGCTAACTTCCATGATGTCACGCAAGAGAACATTCTCCTCTTCATCTTTCGTAATGGGGATGTACTCATCAGTATGAg GTTGTCCGTCACACTTTCTTGTCCACTGGACCTTACATTGTTCCCCATGGACACCCAGAGATGCAAAATGCAACTGGAAAGCT ttggcTACACCACAGATGATCTTCAGTTTATGTGGCAGACGGGCGACCCAGTACAGATGGATGCCATAGCACTGCCTCAGTTTGACATCCGACAGGAAGATATCGACTATGGAAACTGCACCAAGTTCTATTCAGGAACAG GCTACTACACATGTGTGGAGGTCATCTTTACCCTGCGGCGACAGGTGGGCTTCTACATGATGGGTGTCTACGCGCCAACCCTGCTCATTGTGGTACTCTCCTGGCTGTCCTTCTGGATCAACCCCGATGCTAGTGCTGCCAGAGTGCCATTGG GCATCTTGTCCGTGCTGTCTTTGTCTTCGGAGTGCACTTCTCTTGCCTCGGAGCTTCCCAAGGTGTCATACGTCAAGGCCATAGACGTCTGGCTGATTGCCTGCCTGCTGTTCGGCTTTGCCTCGCTGGTGGAGTATGCCGTGGTGCAGGTCATGCTCAACAGCCCCAAGCGCATTGAGGCCGAAAAGGCCAAGATTGCGTCCAAGGAGAAGGCGGCGGGCAAGACCCCCGCCAATGCCCCCACCAGAAAcaacaccgtcaatggcaccggAGGGACACCGCTACACGTCAGCACTTTGCAC GTGGCGGAGACACGCTGCAAAAAAGTGTGCACTTCCAAGTCGGACTTGCGCACCAACGATTTCAGCATCGTGGGCTCGCTCCCGCGGGACTTTGAGCTATCAAACTTTGACTGCTACGGCAAACCAATTGATACGGCCCTTGGTGGCAAATCACAGACCAAGAACAACAAGAAGCCGCCGCCCCCCAAGCCAGTCATTCCATCTGCTGCCAAGCGTGTGGACCTATACGCCCGGGCCCTCTTCCCAttctccttcctcttcttcaaCGTCATTTACTGGTCCTGTTACTTGTGA